The DNA sequence AATCTCCGACTTCCAAGTAACTTAAATTCGCAAATGTGTTGCAAGTAGTTAACATTTCTCAATATCTGCCAGAAATAACGCATTTGTTAAAAACATAAGTTACTTCCAATTATAATGCCGCAAAGTGGCATAGTGAGCTGTTAAGGAAAAATGTTTATTTTATTTGCTCGCTAACCCCGCCGCAAGCAGCGGGGAATGATGTGCTCGCTATTCAGTTCAAAGCTCTTAAGCCGGCTATTGAGGATAAATTACCTTCTTTTCCCAACCCTGTCAATGGTTTTGATAGGCACATGCCGGTACAAGTATTGCCAGGTGATGGAGCTTGTGATTTTACTTTACCAGTTTTTAAAACGGGTCTTTTTTCCAAACTTTTTTTATGGTATAGGGAAATACTTTGTAACAGAATTAAAAGAAAATCAGGAGAGGAGAACAAGTAGATGAGAAGAAAGGTTTCTGTTATCGGATCTGGTTTTGTCGGTACCATGGTTGCTCAGAGAATAGCAGAGAAGAATCTGGCAGATGTTGTCATTGTTGATATTATAGAAGGGCTTCCTCAGGGTAAGGCCCTTGATATCTCACAATCAGCATCGCTTGAAGGGATTGATGTTAAAATAACAGGCACAAATGACTTTTCTGAGATAAAAAATTCTCGGATTATTGTGGTTACAGCAGGGCTTGCCCGAACACCCGGAATGACCCGCGAGGAACTGGCCGGAAAAAACGGAAATATCATAAAATCGGTAACGGAGCAGATAAAAGAACATGCTCCCGAATGCATTATTATTGTGGTTACAAATCCGCTTGATGTCATGACCCAGCTTGCCTGGAAGGTTTCAGGATTTCCTGCACGGAGGGTCGTTGGCATGGGGGGAATTCTCGACACGGCGAGATATAAGTTATTTCTGGCCGAGGAGCTGAATGTGTCAATAAGAGATATTCAGGCCCTTGTGCTGGGAGGTCATGGGGATGCAATGGTGCCGGTTGAAAAATATACAACACTAAACGGCATTCCAATCAGCGGGCTTATAAAACCCGAAAGGCTGCAGGCCATTATTGAAAGAACAAAAAACGGCGGGGCCGAGATCATCAAGCTCCTGAAAACTGGCAGTGCCTGGCATGCCCCCTCTTCTTCCGTCATAGTGATGGTGGAAGCGATACTTATGGACAGCAAGAGAATGCTTCCCGCAGCGGTCTATCTCGAAGGTGAGTACGGTATAGATGGTATTTATATTGGTGCCCCGATAACGTTGGGTGCAGCGGGTGTAGAGGAAATACATGAAATAGACCTTCCTGACGATGAATTGGCCGCCCTCAGCCTGTCAGCGGATGTTGTAAAGAAAACATTTGAAAGTTTGAATGTTCTATGAGCTCTAAACTGGATGAAGACATCTTTACCCTGGTTGAAAAACCGAGCAGGTATATCGGGGGAGAGGTAAATTCTGCGAAGAAAAATAAATCGGAGTGCAGACTGAGTTTTGCGCTTGCATTTCCGGATACCTATGAGGTGGGAATGTCTCACCTCGGTTTGCAGATACTCTATTCTATACTGAACAGCGTCCCGGAGATTTCTGCAGAGAGAGTTTACGCCCCCTGGCCGGACATGGAATTCCAGATGAGGAAAAACAATATCATGCTCTCCTCTCTTGAATCACGTGCTCCCTTGAAGAATTTCGATATCGTCGGATTTTCCCTTCAGTATGAACTGTCCTACACAAACGTTCTGAACATGCTGGAGCTTGGGGGTATCCCGATATATGCCAGGGACAGGAAAAAGGAAACCCCTCTGGTCATTGCGGGAGGACCATGTACCTTTAATCCCGCGCCGGTCACCGACTTTTTTGATGCCTTTGTCATCGGGGAGGGAGAAGAGGTGGTCATCGAAATCTCCCGCGCTGTGATTAAAGGTAAGAAAAGAAGGTACAGCAGGGAACAGCTTCTCGAGTCGATAGCCCAAATTAAAGGGGTTTACATCCCCGCCATACATACTAATGGGGAAAGAGTAAAAAAGAGGATTGTACCCGATATTAACCAATGGCTAGTGCCCTTGAGACCGGTGGTTCCTTTAATGAATACGATTCACGACCGTGTTACCCTGGAGATAGCGAGGGGTTGTACCCGTGGCTGTCGATTCTGTCAGGCGGGGATGGTCTGGCGACCTGTCAGGGAGAGGACACCGGAAGTTCTGGGAAAGATGGCAGATGAGATGCTCTGTTCAACAGGGCACAACGAATTATCACTCCTGTCGCTGAGCTCCGGCGATTATTCTATGATCGAATATCTCCTTCCCGAATTGATGAACCGTTATTATGATAAAAGAGTGGCTTTGGCTCTCCCGTCGATGAGGGTGGAGACCCTTACCCGGGAATTGATCGATGAGATAAAGCGGGTCAGAAAAACGAGCTTTACCTTAGCGCCGGAGGCAGGGACGCAGAGACTGCGAAACGTGATAAACAAGGGCAATACTGCAGAGAACCTTCTTACCACCACGAGAAATGTCTTTGGTGCGGGCTGGAGATCAATGAAGTTGTATTTTATGCTGGGGCTTCCCGGTGAAAGGAAGGAAGACTTAAAGGGTATAGCTGACCTCGCATACCAGGTACTTCGAGAGGGGGAAAACAGACGACAGGTTACAGTGAGCCTTTCCACTTTTGTACCAAAACCACACACACCGTTTCAGTGGTGCAGGCAGATAAGTCTGGAAGAGATACTGGAAAGGCAGGAGTTCCTTAAAAAGGCTATTCGGAACAGAAATATAAAGATAAAATGGCATGACGGACGGATGAGCCTCCTTGAGGGAGTCTTTTCGAGGGGAGACGAAAAGCTGGGGACCTTGTTGGAAAATGCCTTCCGCCTTGGATGCCGCTTCGACGGCTGGAGCGACCAGTTTAAGTTTGATCTGTGGGAAGAGGCCATGAGGGAGACAGGCATCAGAGTCGAGGATTACCTGCGGGAACGGCACATTACAGAGAGACTTCCCTGGGATCGAATAGACTGCGGTATAAGCAGGGATTTTTTGACGAAAGAACTCCAGAAATCACTGGGAGAAGAATTGACGGCAGACTGCCGTTTCGGGGCATGCCATCAGTGCGGTATCTGTGACCATCATACAATAAGAAACATTATAGCGAAGGACGATGCCGGCACCGTCGGAAAGCAAGAAGTAGGGCCGGCAAAAGAGAAATCCCCCAGGCAGCCAGAGAGATTGAGGATTAAATTTGCCAAGGAGGGAGTCTCCCGCCTTCTGTCCCATCTTGAGGTTTCCTCTGCGCTTAGCAGAGGAATAAAGAGAGGCGGCCTTTCCTTCATATATTCGAAAGGTTTTCATCCTCATCCAAAGATGTCCTTTACGTTTGCTACATCGGTAGGAATGGAAAGTCTGGGCGAGTATGTTGATATTCAGGTTGAAAGTCCGGGAGAAAATATTAAAAATGTCGTTCAAAATATAAATTCCTTCCTCCCTTCCGGGTTAAGAATTCTTAATGTCAGAGAAATACCGCCGGATACCGATTCATTGTCCAAGGTTATAAAGGGGTTCAAATATGAGGTTGTTCTTCCCGAGAAAATCCCTTTGGAAAAGGGGAGATTGTTAGATGAAAAGATAGAAACCTTCTTTAAGTCGGATGAGTTTATTATATTACGGGAAAAGAAAAGAAAGCAGACGAGAAGAAACATACGTCCCATAGTCAACACACTTTTTTTCGACAGGGAAGACAGCAGGATCAAAATGTCGCTGCTGTTCGGAAAAGACGGGGGAGTTAAACCATCTGAAATACTCGTAGAGGTTCTTGGCATGGGCAGCGATTTAGCAAAGATGGCACGGACAATAAAGACTGACACCATCTTTCATGACAGTTCACAGGATATTTCCGAAAAACGGCATTTACAGGCAGCCGGTTAATTGCGAAGTGCAACTGTAATGGTCAGCATGTAGCTAAATCCCAACGACGCGCACTTCCCATTTTTTTTAGTTCAACTAATTCGGAATATATTACGAAATTATATGAATGTCAGGAAGGAAATATCGAAGAAGGTGACGATAAAATCGGCAAGAAGCCCAAAATTATGCTTGACAAATAACTGCTTGTGGGGAGATTATGCAAAATTGTACTGTATTTCCACAAGAACGAACAGAAACAGGCATGGTGTTTGAACACTTAAGTAATATTTAAGGGGGAAACCGTTTTTATAGCGTAAAGAAATCCCTGCAGTATATTTTCTTTTTGATCGTGGGTTCATTGTCACTTTTCTACAGTGATATATATTATGAGTCAGCAATCCTTTTTAAATCTTACTTATGATAACATTTCTTTTAAATTAATTCGAGAGACAAAAAAGTCTTGACAAATTGTATTTTATAATATTATCTTACAAATTTCATGTTTGTTGGTCTGTCGTTTGGGAGATCGCTGGCGTAGCTCAACAGGTAGAGCAGCTGATTTGTAATCAGCAGGTCGCGGGTTCGAGTCCCATCGCCAGCTCCAGGGAGGGGTTCCCGAGCGGCCAAAGGGAGCAGACTGTAAATCTGCCGGCGGAGCCTACGGAGGTTCGAATCCTCCCCCCTCCACCATAAAGCGGGAGTAGCTCAGTGGCTAGAGCATCAGCCTTCCAAGCTGAGGGTCGCGGGTTCGAATCCCGTTTCCCGCTCCATTTTATTTATAAAAATGATTGTCTGGTTTGTAGGGTAACAATTTGAGAGCTTTGCAAAACTGCAATTCTGGTCATTGCGAGGAGCTTTAGCGACGCGGCAATCTTATGAATTATCAATATGTTATGAGATTGCTTCGCTTCGCTCGCAATGACAATATTGGTATTATGCAAAGCTCTCAATTTGTGAGGGATGAGCAGGTATTCTGAAGGTTGGAGAATTTGTCTGATAGCCGATGCTGATCTGTACTTAGAGCTATTGTAAATTGCTTTTTAAATTTATTAATTTTGCCCACGTAGCTCAGTCGGTAGAGCACATCCTTGGTAAGGATGAGGTCACCAGTTCAATCCTGGTCGTGGGCTCCATTTTAGAGAGAGTTGGCTTGTAATGAGAAATATAATTACGTTGGCTTGTACGGAATGCAAGCAAAGAAATTATACAACAACGAAGAACAAGAGAACGATGCAGGATCGTCTTGAGTTAAAAAAATATTGTAAATTTTGCCGGGTCCACACTGTTCACAGGGAAACGAAGTAGTTAACATGGGTTGCATCTTAGCAGAGAAACCGTTGTGTAAATCTTTTTTCGCTTTACCTGAAATGTTTTTTAATGATTCTAAGGCTTGGACAACATCCTGTTTTAAGGTAAACCCCATATACGGGTACGGGCCAGTAGCTCTAATTGGATAGAGCGCCGGACTCCAAATCCGGATGCTGGGGGTTCGAGTCCCTCCTGGCCTGCCATTTTTATTGTTACTGAAATGAATTCAGAATAAGTATCAATGAATAGAATACAAAAAATAAGACAGTTTTTGAAAGAGGCAAAGGTTGAGCTTAAAAAGGTTGTATGGCCGACACCAAAGCAGGCTTTCGCCTCCACGTCTATCGTCGTTATCCTCACTTTCATTGTGTCTATCTTTCTCGGCATCGTGGATTTTGGGCTTACTAAAATATTGAAATTATTCATGGGTTAAATATATGGCCTTTAAATGGTATGTCATTCACACATATTCGGGGTTTGAAAACAAGGTGAAGCTTTCCATGCAGGAGAGAATAGAAACTGCTGGTATGCAGAAGTATTTCTCTGATATTCTTGTGCCTGAAGAGGACGTCGTCGAACTGGTTAGCGGGAACAAAAAAACCTCCAAAAGGAAATTTTTCCCCTGTTATATACTTGTGAGAATGGAGATGAACGATGAAGCCTGGCATATAGTGAATAATACTCCTAAAGTTACAGGATTTGTCGGAAGTAAAGATAAGCCGACTCCGATACCGGATGAAGATGTTGAATTACTGAAGACCAGGATAGATGAAGGAACCTTGAAACCGAAACCCAAATATGAGTTTGAAGTTGGAGATCAGGTCAGAATTATAGACGGTCCATTTACGAACTTTGACGGGATGGTTGACGAGGTTAAACCAGAGAAGGGGAAATTAAGAGTTATTGTTAGTATTTTTGGTAGGTCAACGCCTGTGGAATTAGATTTCATACAGGTTGCCCAGAATTAAAGTGCCTAAAATGCCTAAAGTGAGCTAAAGTGCCTAAAGTTAAAAAATGTTGTCCATAACTTTAGTTCACTTTAGGCACTTTGCACTTCAAACTTGAAATTAGGGTGATCATAATGGCAAAAAAGGTTATAGCAAGCATAAAACTTCAAATTCAGGCGGGGAAAGCTTCTCCGTCACCACCTATAGGGCCGGCCCTGGGTCAACATGGAGTAAATATTATGGAGTTCTGCAAGGCATATAATGCCATGACGCAGAACCAGGAAGGAATGGTTATACCCGCACTAATAACTGTATATGCTGATAGATCCTTTACATTCGTTACCAAAACGCCGCCGACTTCTGTTCTTCTCAAGCAGGCAGCCAAAATAGCGAAGGGGTCCGGAGATCCAAAAAGAGAAAAGGTAGGGACAGTAACAGCCAAACAGGTGAAGGAGATTGCCGAGTTAAAATATAATGACCTGAATGCCCTGGATATGTCGGGAGCTGAAAAAATTGTGAAGGGAACGGCAAGATCAATGGGAATTGAAATTGCAGAATAGAAGAGGTTGAACGACAATGCCTAAGGAAGGTAAAAGTTTTTTAAAAGCTAAAGAGAGGGTTGAATCTGGAAAGAAATATGTTCTGAAGGAAGCTTTGGAACTGCTTGTGAGCACCTCGAGGGTAAAGTTTGATGAAACTGTCGATGTAGCTATCAGGTTAGGTGTGAATCCAAGGCATGCCGATCAGATGGTTAGAGGAAGCGTGGTTCTTCCTAACGGCTTGGGGAAGTCTGTAAGAGTGTTGGTTTTTGCAAAGGGTGACAAAGAAAAGGAAGCTCTTGATGCAGGAGCTGATATTGTTGGCTCTGATGACATAATTGAAAAAATAAAAGGGGGTTGGTTTGAGTTTGACAGAGTTGTTGCTACACCTGATATGATGGGTAGTGTGGGAAAACTTGGGAAACTCCTAGGCCCGCGTGGGTTGATGCCGAATCCGAAAGTTGGTACAGTAACCTTTGATGTAGGAACAGTTGTAAAAGAACTCAAGGCGGGCAAGATTGAGTTCAGAGTAGAAAAAGCAGGAATTGTGCATAGTCCAGTAGGAAAGGTTTCTTTTGGGGTAGATAAATTATTGGAAAACATTTTAACATTAGCAGAAACTATCGTGAAACTGAAACCGGCATCGAGTAAGGGAACTTATCTGAAAAACATATCACTTTCTACCACTATGGGTCCAGGGATAAAGGTGGATCCCCTGAATGTCAGAAATCTTTTCATATGATTATTAATACTCGGCTGTCAGCGAAGTGGAGAAACTTTGTTTCTGCCAAGAGCTTTCAGTTGGGTATTGATATCTGATAAATAAGTCAGAGACAGCGGGTACAGGATGTTTAAACGATTTGAATCGGCCTGCCGAGACGATTGGTTAGTTCAATGTTTCTTCCTGTATGCATCTCTGATTTTCAAACTAAATCCTTACTTTATAGTGAGGTTTTTTGGAATTCAGAATAAGAAAGGAGGCTAGAAATAGTTGGATCGAAAAACTAAAGAGCTGGTTGTTGCTGATCTTCATGATAAAATTAAAGATGTTAAACTGGCGGTTCTGGTGGATTATAGTGGTTTAAATGTTGAGCAGATTACCTCATTAAGAAATGAGCTGCGTAAATCCGCGACCGAGTTAAGGGTGTCAAAGAATACCCTTCTTGGAATCGCTTCTAAGGGTACCGATTTTAGTATTCTTGAAGAGTATTTCAAGGGGCCGCTCGCCATTGCCATGAGTTATGGAGATGAAATTGCGCCGACAAAAGCACTGGTTAATTTTGCCAAAGGGAAAAATACGCTGGAAATTAAGGCCGGGATGTTGGAGGGCAAGTTTTTAAGTAAGGAAGAGATAGGTGTTCTGGCTGCGCTTCCAAGCAGGGATGTTCTTGTTGGAAAGCTTCTCTCCATACTGGTAGCAACACAAGCTTTGCTGGTTAATGTGCTAAATGGTGTTCCGAGAAGCTTTGTTCAAGTTCTTGATGCTTATCGGGTAAAGAAATAAAACATACAGGAAGGGATTAGAAAAATGGCAGATGAAAAGGTAGAAAAAGAGAAGGTAACAAAAGAGAAAACAACAAAAGAGAAAACAACAAAAGAAGATGTTATAAAATTTATTGAAGATATGACAGTTCTTGAGTTGTCACAACTCGTAAAGGAATTGGAAGAAAAGTTTGGTGTGTCCGCGGCTGCGCCAGTGTCTGTCGCTGCTGTGGCTCCAGGGTCAGAACAGGTAGTCCAGGAAGAAGAGAAGAGTGAATTTGATGTTATACTCTCCGGTTTTGGTGACCAGAAGATCCAGGTTATAAAGGTTGTCAGGGCCTTGACAGGTTTGGGATTGAAAGAAGCTAAAAATTTGGTAGATGGTGTGCCGAAGCCGGTTAAAGAGGCTGTTTCGAAGGATGAGGCTGATAATGTTAAGAAGAAACTGGAAGAGGTAGGAGCCAGCGTGGAGATTAAGTAAGTTAAAGCATTTAGCGTTCAGCAAGCAGCTGTCAGCTATGATGAAAAGCGATTATTCAGTTCAAGAGGAGTTTGAGGGGGAATGTTTCGTATAATCCCTGTTATTGCTAAAAGCTGAAGACTGATAGCTAAATGCTTACAGATGAAGGGGAATTATGGACGGGTTTAGAAAAAATTTTGGTCGTATTAAAAAAATAGTTGATATCCCAAATCTTATTGATATCCAGACAAAGTCATATGAGAAGTTCCTCCAGAGGGATATAATTCCCGACGAGAGGGATAATTCGGGTCTGCAGGGTACCTTTAAGAGTGTTTTCCCCATTTCGGATTTCAGCGGTCAGTGTTCTTTGGAATTTGTAAGTTACAAAATAGGGGATGTCAGATACGATGTGAAAGAGTGCCTTCAGAAGGGCATGACCTATGCGGCTCCTCTGAAGATTGTGGTTAGGCTTGTTGTTTTTGATGTTGACCGGGATAGTGAGCGAAAGACAATCAGGGATATCAAGGAACAGGAGATTTACTTTGGTGAGATACCATTGATGACAGATAATGGCACTTTTATTGTCAATGGTACGGAGCGGGTTATAGTCAGCCAGCTTCACAGATCCCCCGGTATCTTTTTTGATCATGACAAGGGCAAGACACATACAAGCGGAAAACTAATATATTCAGCAAGGATTATTCCAATCAGGGGTTCCTGGCTCGATCTTGAATTTGATTCCAAGGATTTTCTTTATGTTAGGATAGACAGAAGAAGAAAAATGCCCGTGACTATCCTTTTGAAGGCTATGGGAAACTCTACCCAGGATCTGCTTGGCTATTTTCATAATATTGAAAAAGTATTTCTGGAGGATGGCCAGGCTTTTATGGCGGTGGATGAGTTTCTCGTTGATGAGAGAGCCCCGGAAGATATTAAGGATAAAAAGACCGGTGAAGTTGTCGTAAAAAAGGGCAGGAAAATATCGAAAGCGGCTTTGAAAAAACTCGCGGGATTAAATATAGGTCGAATGTCGATAAGTGATGAAGTCCTTGTTGGAAAGATGCTCTCATCGGACGTATTGGATCCTGAAACAGAAGAGGTTTTATTGCACTGCAATAGCGAATTGACTGTGGAAGGGTTGGAATTAGTTCGAGAAAAAGGGGTCAGGGAACTACGGGTTATTAGTCTTGACGAAGATGGAATAAGTTCTGCCATGAGGGATACTTTCCTGATTGATAAGGTTGAGACGGAAGAAGACGCGATAATTGAAATATACAGGAGACTCCGACCAAGCAATCCACCCACTCTGGAAACGGCACGCAGGTTTTTCAATAGTCTCTTTTTCAATCCTGATAGCTATAATCTTTCTAATGTGGGCAGAGCCAAGATGAATTATAAACTTGGCCTGGATGTCCCTACGGATGTAACGGTGTTACGGAATGAGGATATTCTGAAGGCAGTTAAATATCTTATTGATCTCAAGAATGGAGTGGGAGATTGCAGTATTGATGACATTGATCATTTAGGTAACAGAAGGGCCAGATCTGTTGGAGAACTTATCGAAAATCAGTACAGGATAGGCTTGGTCAGAATGGAGCGGGCCATTAAAGAGAAGATGAGTCTTCAGGATGTGGAAACCATGATGCCCCATGATTTAATAAATGCTAAACCTGTTTTGGCCGTTGTTAATGAGTTTTTTGGGAGTAGTCAGTTGTCACAGTTTATGGATCAGACGAATCCGCTTTCAGAAGTTACGCACAAAAGGAGGTTATCCGCCCTTGGCCCAGGGGGACTTACCAGGGAGCGGGCGGGCTTTGAAGTGAGAGATGTGCATTCATCTCACTATGGCCGGATATGTCCTATTGAGACCCCCGAGGGGCCAAATATAGGCCTTATTGTTTCTCTTAGTACCTACGCAAGGGTGAACGAATTCGGTTTTATAGAAACTCCGTACAGGGTGGTAAGAAACGGGAAAGTCTCGAATGATATTGAATACTTGACAGCAATGGAGGAAGAAAAATTTATTATCGCCGAGGCGGATACCCCTCTCGATTCAAGGGGAAGCTTTAAGGATAAGCTTATCTCTTCGAGGAGGGGGGAGGACTTTGTCATGGCCATGCCTGATGAAGTTGAGCTTATGGATGTATCTCCCAATCAACTTGTAAGTGTTGCCGCAGGACTTATCCCCTTCTTGGAACATGATGATGCCAACCGTGCCCTGATGGGTTCCAATATGCAGCGACAGGCGGTTCCGCTTGTAAAACCTGAATATCCTCTTGTGGGTACGGGGATGGAGTCAGTTATTGCGCGGGATTCTGGTGCTGTTATTATAGCTAAAAGGTCTGGCGTTGTGAAGAGCGTTGATGCGTCAAGGATTGTAATTGAATGTGATAATGAGGGGGAAACCCAGTTTGATACAGGAGTTGATATATATAACCTGACCAAGTTTCAGCGTTCAAATCAGGATACATGTTTCAATCATAAGGCTATTGTAAACGTAGGAGATAGAGCAGACAGAGGAGCGGTGATAGCCGATGGGCCTGCAACCAATAATGGAGAACTGGCACTGGGGAGAAACGTCATGGTCGCCTTTATGTCCTGGGGAGGATATAATTATGAAGACTCTATCTTGATCAGTGAAAGAGTGGTGAAAGAGGACATTTATACGTCTATACATATTGAAGAATTTGACACGGTCGCCAGGGACACTAAATTGGGCAAGGAGGAAATCACCAGAGATATTCCCAATGTAGGGGAGGAAACCCTGCGGAATCTGGATGAAAGCGGGATGGTTCGTATAGGAGTATCGGTGAAACCAGGAGATGTTCTGGTCGGTAAGATTACCCCAAAAGGGGAAACACAACTGTCTCCGGAGGAAAAACTGCTTCGGGCCATATTCGGCGAGAAGGCCGGCGATGTCAGGGACACATCTCTGCGTGTTCCCCCTGGAGTTGAGGGTATAGTTATAGATGCAAAGACATTTACCCGTAAGGGGACGGAGAAAGATCGCAGATCGCAAATTATAGAAGACGAAGAGATAGGACGTTTACTCAAGGACAGAGATGATGAAATCAGGATTATTGCCGATAATGTTAAGCGGGAGATTTCAAGCTTACTCATCGGAAAGACTTCTGCAACGAAGCTGGTTGATCCTAAAAAGAAAAAGAGATTTTTAAAAAAGGGAGAAGAGATTACCGGAGAAGTCCTGGAGATTATACCATTTAGTCTCTGGAAGGAAATATCGCTGTTAGAAGAAGATGTGTTGAATGAGAAGATAGAAAGTATCTTTGTGAATTTTTCTAAAAAAATAGAGTTGGTGGAGGCTTTTTTTGAGGGAAAGATAGATAAATTCAAAACTGGAGATGAACTTTCCCCGGGAGTAATCAAGATGGTTAAGGTTTATGTGGCCATAAAAAGGAAGCTTTCTGTTGGTGATAAGATGGCGGGAAGACATGGTAATAAGGGAGTGCTATCCAGGATACTTCCAGAGGAAGACATGCCTTTTTTTGAGGACGGTACTCCTGTTGATATAGTCTTGAATCCCTTGGGAGTGCCCTCACGTATGAATGTGGGGCAGATCCTCGAGACTCATCTCGGATGGGCTGCAAAAGAATTGGGAGACAAGATAAATTCTTTGCTAAATATAAAATACAGCATGGATAACCTGAAGAAAGAAGTTAAAGAGATATACGCCTCTCCTCAATTTGACGCTTTTATAGATGGGGCGACTGATGAGGAAATCAAGAGATTTGTCGACAGACTTAAGAATGGCATTCCTATGGCGACACCTGTTTTTGATGGTGCCTGTGAGGATGATATAAAGAATATGCTTAAATTGGCTGATCTTCCGGAAAGTGGCCAGACGATGCTCTTTGATGGCAGGACTGGAGAGCCTTTTGACCAGGAGGTTACAGTAGGAATGATTTATATGCTGAAGCTTCACCATCTCGTTGACAGTAAGATTCATGCCAGGTCAATTGGGCCTTATTCTCTTGTTACTCAGCAGCCTCTCGGGGGTAAAGCGCAGTTTGGCGGCCAGAGGTTGGGTGAGATGGAGGTCTGGGCGATGGAGGCCTATGGTGCTGCGTATGCGTTGCAGGAGTTTCTTACCGTTAAATCGGATGATGTAGCTGGCAGAACAAGAGTATATGAATCCATTGTTAAAGGGGAACATAAATTTGAAGCGGGGATTCCTGAATCCTTTAATGTTCTCGTCAAGGAATTGCAGGGTCTTTGTCTCGATGTGGAGTTAATTGAGGAAGAGAAGAATTAGATTCCATTAAGACCATTAAATGTGGCCTGCCGGTCATAGTTAAAAAGTAAAATGAACAGATTCAGGATTGAATCTAATTAGGAGACATGTTCAGTGGAAGATATATTCAGTTTTTTTGAAAAGCCGAAGGATCCTGTGAGGTTTAATGCAATAAAAATGTCCATTGCCTCGCCGGAGAGGATTCTTTCGTGGTCTCAGGGTGAAGTCAAGAAACCTGAGACAATAAACTACAGGACATTCAAGCCGGAAAAGGATGGACTTTTTTGCGCGAAGATATTCGGTCCGGTTAAGGATTACGAATGCCTCTGTGGCAGATATAAAAGGATGAAACACAGAGGGGTTGTCTGTGAAAAGTGCGGTGTTGAGGTTATCCAATCAAAGGT is a window from the Syntrophales bacterium genome containing:
- the mdh gene encoding malate dehydrogenase — protein: MRRKVSVIGSGFVGTMVAQRIAEKNLADVVIVDIIEGLPQGKALDISQSASLEGIDVKITGTNDFSEIKNSRIIVVTAGLARTPGMTREELAGKNGNIIKSVTEQIKEHAPECIIIVVTNPLDVMTQLAWKVSGFPARRVVGMGGILDTARYKLFLAEELNVSIRDIQALVLGGHGDAMVPVEKYTTLNGIPISGLIKPERLQAIIERTKNGGAEIIKLLKTGSAWHAPSSSVIVMVEAILMDSKRMLPAAVYLEGEYGIDGIYIGAPITLGAAGVEEIHEIDLPDDELAALSLSADVVKKTFESLNVL
- a CDS encoding TIGR03960 family B12-binding radical SAM protein encodes the protein MSSKLDEDIFTLVEKPSRYIGGEVNSAKKNKSECRLSFALAFPDTYEVGMSHLGLQILYSILNSVPEISAERVYAPWPDMEFQMRKNNIMLSSLESRAPLKNFDIVGFSLQYELSYTNVLNMLELGGIPIYARDRKKETPLVIAGGPCTFNPAPVTDFFDAFVIGEGEEVVIEISRAVIKGKKRRYSREQLLESIAQIKGVYIPAIHTNGERVKKRIVPDINQWLVPLRPVVPLMNTIHDRVTLEIARGCTRGCRFCQAGMVWRPVRERTPEVLGKMADEMLCSTGHNELSLLSLSSGDYSMIEYLLPELMNRYYDKRVALALPSMRVETLTRELIDEIKRVRKTSFTLAPEAGTQRLRNVINKGNTAENLLTTTRNVFGAGWRSMKLYFMLGLPGERKEDLKGIADLAYQVLREGENRRQVTVSLSTFVPKPHTPFQWCRQISLEEILERQEFLKKAIRNRNIKIKWHDGRMSLLEGVFSRGDEKLGTLLENAFRLGCRFDGWSDQFKFDLWEEAMRETGIRVEDYLRERHITERLPWDRIDCGISRDFLTKELQKSLGEELTADCRFGACHQCGICDHHTIRNIIAKDDAGTVGKQEVGPAKEKSPRQPERLRIKFAKEGVSRLLSHLEVSSALSRGIKRGGLSFIYSKGFHPHPKMSFTFATSVGMESLGEYVDIQVESPGENIKNVVQNINSFLPSGLRILNVREIPPDTDSLSKVIKGFKYEVVLPEKIPLEKGRLLDEKIETFFKSDEFIILREKKRKQTRRNIRPIVNTLFFDREDSRIKMSLLFGKDGGVKPSEILVEVLGMGSDLAKMARTIKTDTIFHDSSQDISEKRHLQAAG
- the rpmG gene encoding 50S ribosomal protein L33 gives rise to the protein MRNIITLACTECKQRNYTTTKNKRTMQDRLELKKYCKFCRVHTVHRETK
- the secE gene encoding preprotein translocase subunit SecE, which gives rise to MNRIQKIRQFLKEAKVELKKVVWPTPKQAFASTSIVVILTFIVSIFLGIVDFGLTKILKLFMG
- the nusG gene encoding transcription termination/antitermination protein NusG — encoded protein: MAFKWYVIHTYSGFENKVKLSMQERIETAGMQKYFSDILVPEEDVVELVSGNKKTSKRKFFPCYILVRMEMNDEAWHIVNNTPKVTGFVGSKDKPTPIPDEDVELLKTRIDEGTLKPKPKYEFEVGDQVRIIDGPFTNFDGMVDEVKPEKGKLRVIVSIFGRSTPVELDFIQVAQN
- the rplK gene encoding 50S ribosomal protein L11; amino-acid sequence: MAKKVIASIKLQIQAGKASPSPPIGPALGQHGVNIMEFCKAYNAMTQNQEGMVIPALITVYADRSFTFVTKTPPTSVLLKQAAKIAKGSGDPKREKVGTVTAKQVKEIAELKYNDLNALDMSGAEKIVKGTARSMGIEIAE
- the rplA gene encoding 50S ribosomal protein L1, giving the protein MPKEGKSFLKAKERVESGKKYVLKEALELLVSTSRVKFDETVDVAIRLGVNPRHADQMVRGSVVLPNGLGKSVRVLVFAKGDKEKEALDAGADIVGSDDIIEKIKGGWFEFDRVVATPDMMGSVGKLGKLLGPRGLMPNPKVGTVTFDVGTVVKELKAGKIEFRVEKAGIVHSPVGKVSFGVDKLLENILTLAETIVKLKPASSKGTYLKNISLSTTMGPGIKVDPLNVRNLFI
- the rplJ gene encoding 50S ribosomal protein L10; translation: MDRKTKELVVADLHDKIKDVKLAVLVDYSGLNVEQITSLRNELRKSATELRVSKNTLLGIASKGTDFSILEEYFKGPLAIAMSYGDEIAPTKALVNFAKGKNTLEIKAGMLEGKFLSKEEIGVLAALPSRDVLVGKLLSILVATQALLVNVLNGVPRSFVQVLDAYRVKK
- the rplL gene encoding 50S ribosomal protein L7/L12 — translated: MADEKVEKEKVTKEKTTKEKTTKEDVIKFIEDMTVLELSQLVKELEEKFGVSAAAPVSVAAVAPGSEQVVQEEEKSEFDVILSGFGDQKIQVIKVVRALTGLGLKEAKNLVDGVPKPVKEAVSKDEADNVKKKLEEVGASVEIK